A genomic segment from Candidatus Binatia bacterium encodes:
- the rpsR gene encoding 30S ribosomal protein S18, which yields MARDGESRSYRRKFCKLCFDKVDRIDYKDDRRLSRFITDRGKIVPRRISGTCARHQSQITEAVKRARILALLPFTSDQYR from the coding sequence ATGGCTCGCGATGGCGAATCGCGGTCGTATCGACGCAAGTTCTGCAAGCTCTGTTTCGACAAGGTGGACCGGATCGACTACAAGGACGACCGGCGTCTGTCGCGATTCATCACCGATCGCGGCAAGATCGTCCCCCGGCGGATTTCCGGCACCTGCGCCCGGCACCAGTCCCAGATCACCGAGGCGGTGAAGCGGGCGCGTATCCTGGCTCTTCTGCCGTTCACCAGTGACCAATATCGCTGA
- the rfbD gene encoding dTDP-4-dehydrorhamnose reductase — translation MRVLITGANGILGRALRERLTGGDTLYLWGREEADITDEAATRAAARGLDFDTVIHAAAYTNVDGAESDPAAAMAANRDGTRHVAALARERGAVLVYVSSDYVFDGTKGSPYVEEDPPHPLGIYGASKLAGEEAALDSGAPCLVVRTSWLFGHGGKNFVDTIAAKALRGEPLQVVSDQHGSPTYARDLAHGIELLLRRGALGIVHVTNAGETTWHGLAVEIARTLGAPVPVAPVSTAQVARKAPRPAYSVLSGARYRALAGTPLPPWEDAVHRHLAERPSRQGEAA, via the coding sequence GTGCGGGTCCTGATCACCGGCGCGAACGGGATCCTGGGCCGCGCGCTTCGCGAGCGGCTGACCGGCGGCGACACCCTCTATCTCTGGGGCCGCGAGGAAGCCGACATCACCGACGAGGCGGCCACCCGCGCGGCCGCGCGCGGGCTGGACTTCGACACCGTGATTCACGCCGCCGCCTACACGAACGTGGACGGGGCCGAGAGCGATCCCGCCGCGGCGATGGCCGCCAACCGCGACGGAACGCGCCATGTGGCCGCGCTCGCGCGCGAGCGGGGTGCGGTGCTCGTCTACGTGAGCAGCGACTACGTCTTCGACGGCACGAAGGGATCTCCCTACGTCGAGGAGGATCCGCCCCATCCGCTCGGCATCTACGGCGCCTCGAAGCTCGCCGGCGAGGAGGCCGCGCTCGATTCGGGCGCGCCCTGCCTGGTGGTGCGCACGTCCTGGCTCTTCGGCCACGGCGGGAAGAACTTCGTCGACACGATCGCGGCCAAGGCCCTTCGCGGCGAGCCGCTCCAGGTCGTCAGCGACCAGCACGGCTCGCCCACGTATGCGCGCGACCTGGCCCACGGGATCGAGCTCCTGCTACGGCGCGGGGCCCTGGGCATCGTGCACGTGACGAACGCGGGGGAGACGACCTGGCACGGCCTTGCGGTCGAGATCGCCCGCACGCTCGGCGCACCGGTGCCGGTCGCTCCGGTCTCCACCGCCCAGGTCGCCCGTAAGGCACCCCGCCCCGCCTACTCGGTGCTCTCCGGCGCGCGCTATCGCGCGCTGGCCGGCACGCCGCTTCCCCCCTGGGAGGACGCGGTGCACCGGCACCTGGCGGAGCGGCCGTCGCGCCAGGGGGAGGCGGCGTGA
- a CDS encoding gamma carbonic anhydrase family protein encodes MIGPLLGSSPRVPASAFVAANAVVLGDVLLGEESSVWYGTVVRGDAGPIRVGARTNIQDLCMLHATTGRSGLTIGDEVTVGHRVILHGAVVRDRCLIGMGSVLLDDCEIGEESLVAAGAVVLEGMRVPPRSFVAGMPARVRGAIPPEILARLRESADVYVELAREHAKAARER; translated from the coding sequence GTGATCGGCCCCCTGCTGGGGTCCTCGCCGCGGGTGCCGGCCTCCGCCTTCGTCGCCGCCAACGCTGTCGTCCTCGGCGACGTGCTCTTGGGCGAGGAATCGAGCGTCTGGTACGGCACCGTCGTTCGCGGCGACGCCGGACCGATCCGCGTCGGGGCCCGAACGAACATCCAGGACCTCTGCATGCTGCACGCCACGACCGGGCGGTCGGGACTCACCATCGGCGACGAGGTGACGGTGGGCCACCGCGTGATTCTTCACGGCGCGGTCGTGCGGGACCGCTGCCTGATCGGCATGGGCTCGGTCCTCCTCGACGACTGCGAGATCGGCGAAGAGTCGCTGGTGGCCGCCGGCGCGGTCGTGCTCGAGGGGATGCGCGTTCCCCCGCGATCGTTCGTCGCCGGCATGCCCGCGCGCGTGCGCGGGGCCATTCCGCCGGAGATCCTCGCCCGGCTGCGCGAATCGGCGGACGTCTACGTCGAGCTGGCGCGCGAGCACGCGAAAGCGGCGCGTGAGCGCTAG
- a CDS encoding peptidyl-prolyl cis-trans isomerase, which translates to MSRDPLRLPVLLAPRALALAALVAALAAAGCGGGSKARPAAGGSGATSTRVWTPGKADTLGPVVAIVGTRRIRAHDVDSLIATAPPNVQGQLRDPQGYKTLVDRMVTEEALYQAARRSGIQKDPAYRAAVAKAARETLMRQYYQARMANFPPPTDAQIQAYYDEHSSEFAIPARARVRHIQVETKAKAEALRKRLAAGALWDALARANSTDKATSDHGGVVGYVTPGSEFVPGIGKSPEIVKEAFAMKEGETSPPLKSEKGWHLIRVDNVEPARTQPLAEVRQGILGHLSTQAQETLSQTFLDSLKSASGVVVFEDSVRVASTPARTPQDFFKDAQAAGSPQQRIQLYRDLVTRYPDDPVSVQAAFMIGFTYAEDLGQYDEARAEFRKFLDKYPRHELANSAKWMLENMDKPAPELDDAPEGADSTGAPPDTAR; encoded by the coding sequence GTGAGCCGCGATCCGCTTCGGCTCCCGGTGCTCCTCGCCCCGCGCGCGCTCGCGCTCGCGGCACTCGTCGCCGCGCTGGCCGCGGCGGGCTGCGGCGGTGGTTCCAAGGCCCGTCCCGCCGCGGGCGGATCGGGCGCGACGTCGACGCGCGTCTGGACGCCCGGAAAAGCGGACACGCTCGGCCCGGTCGTGGCGATCGTGGGCACCCGGCGGATCCGCGCCCACGACGTCGACTCGCTGATCGCGACGGCGCCCCCCAACGTGCAGGGCCAGCTCCGGGATCCGCAGGGGTACAAGACCCTGGTGGACCGGATGGTCACCGAGGAGGCGCTCTATCAGGCGGCGCGCCGGTCGGGGATCCAGAAGGATCCCGCCTACCGGGCGGCCGTCGCCAAGGCCGCGCGCGAGACGCTGATGCGGCAGTACTACCAGGCGCGGATGGCGAACTTCCCGCCCCCCACCGACGCCCAGATCCAGGCGTACTACGACGAGCATTCCTCCGAGTTCGCGATTCCGGCGCGCGCGCGCGTGCGGCACATCCAGGTCGAGACCAAGGCCAAGGCCGAGGCACTCCGGAAGCGGCTCGCCGCGGGTGCCCTCTGGGACGCGCTGGCGCGGGCGAACTCCACCGACAAGGCCACCTCGGACCACGGCGGCGTCGTCGGCTACGTCACCCCGGGCTCCGAATTCGTGCCGGGGATCGGCAAGTCCCCGGAGATCGTCAAGGAAGCCTTCGCGATGAAGGAGGGGGAGACCAGCCCGCCCTTGAAGAGCGAGAAAGGGTGGCACCTGATCCGCGTGGACAACGTGGAGCCGGCGCGAACGCAGCCGCTCGCGGAGGTGCGCCAGGGCATCCTCGGCCATCTCTCGACGCAGGCCCAGGAGACGCTCTCGCAGACCTTCCTCGATTCGCTCAAGAGCGCCTCGGGCGTGGTCGTCTTCGAGGATTCGGTCCGGGTCGCGTCGACGCCGGCGCGCACGCCCCAGGACTTCTTCAAGGATGCGCAGGCCGCGGGCAGCCCGCAGCAGCGCATCCAGCTCTACCGCGATCTGGTGACGCGCTACCCCGATGACCCGGTGTCCGTGCAAGCGGCGTTCATGATAGGCTTCACCTATGCGGAGGATCTCGGTCAGTACGACGAGGCCAGAGCGGAGTTCCGCAAGTTCCTCGACAAGTATCCGCGCCACGAGCTCGCGAATTCGGCGAAGTGGATGCTGGAGAACATGGACAAGCCCGCCCCCGAGCTCGACGACGCGCCCGAGGGAGCGGACAGCACGGGAGCGCCTCCGGATACCGCACGGTAG
- a CDS encoding ribose-phosphate pyrophosphokinase — MTVKLATDRRAVPMSKPLSETHDARHVERGLRLFSGNANRPLAEAICAHLGIDLGDATVEQFADGETLVKINENIRGSDIFVFQPTFPPASNLMELLIMVDAVRRASARRVTAVIPYYGFQRQDRKDQPRVPITAKLVANLITTAGADRVMTMDLHSAQIQGFFDIPFDHLYAAPVLVDYFLRRQIPNVVVVAPDIGSVKMARAYAKRLSASLAIVDKRRPRPDAVEMMNVIGEVDGKNVVIFDDIVSTGSTLVEAAKALKDAGARDIYAAATHGVLCGGAADLIAHSSVKELVVTDSIPHALGSLPKEIRVLSVAPLLAEAIRRIHDEESLSSLFI, encoded by the coding sequence ATGACGGTCAAGCTGGCCACCGATCGCCGCGCCGTGCCCATGTCGAAGCCGCTCTCCGAGACGCACGACGCGCGCCACGTGGAGCGGGGACTCCGTCTCTTCTCGGGGAACGCCAACCGTCCCCTCGCCGAAGCGATCTGCGCGCATCTCGGGATCGACCTCGGCGACGCGACGGTGGAGCAGTTCGCCGACGGGGAGACGCTGGTCAAGATCAACGAGAACATTCGCGGGTCGGACATCTTCGTGTTCCAGCCGACGTTTCCGCCCGCGTCCAATCTCATGGAGCTGCTGATCATGGTGGACGCGGTGCGGCGCGCGTCGGCGCGGCGCGTCACCGCGGTGATTCCCTACTACGGGTTTCAGCGGCAGGACCGGAAGGACCAGCCGCGGGTCCCGATCACCGCGAAGCTGGTCGCGAATCTCATCACGACGGCGGGGGCCGACCGCGTGATGACGATGGATCTGCACTCGGCCCAGATCCAGGGGTTCTTCGACATCCCGTTCGATCACCTCTACGCCGCGCCGGTCCTGGTCGACTACTTCCTTCGCCGGCAGATCCCGAACGTCGTCGTCGTGGCGCCGGACATCGGGAGCGTCAAGATGGCTCGGGCCTACGCCAAGCGCCTCTCGGCCAGCCTGGCGATCGTGGACAAGCGCCGGCCCCGCCCGGACGCGGTGGAGATGATGAACGTGATCGGCGAGGTGGACGGGAAGAACGTCGTGATCTTCGACGACATCGTGAGCACCGGCTCCACCCTGGTCGAGGCGGCGAAGGCGCTCAAGGACGCGGGCGCCCGGGACATCTATGCGGCGGCGACGCACGGCGTGCTGTGCGGCGGGGCCGCGGATCTGATCGCGCACTCCTCCGTGAAGGAGCTCGTCGTCACGGACAGCATCCCGCACGCCTTGGGCTCGCTTCCCAAGGAGATCCGGGTGCTCTCGGTCGCGCCCCTTCTGGCGGAGGCGATCCGCCGCATCCACGACGAGGAGTCGCTGAGCTCGCTGTTCATCTGA
- a CDS encoding decaprenyl-phosphate phosphoribosyltransferase, giving the protein MIRSMRIYQWTKNLVLFAGPVFTLKILDPAFALPSLLGFLAFSLATSGVYVLNDVLDVERDRLHPTKRSRPIASGRLPIGAAWVLAAILLAAGLGGSFLLGPRFGMSAAAYVALTVTYSLALKNVVLLDVVAIAVGFVVRAAAGVELLRDRLGSAEAVELSPWLLVCAFFLALFLAIGKRRHELGVLEGEASRHRAALGRYTVRLLDQLVAVVTSATVLAYSVYTIAPETVAKFHGRPLFLTIPFVLYGIFRYLYLMYAEEKGGNPSEHLLTDRATLVNVLLWCLVVLLILAWPAA; this is encoded by the coding sequence ATGATCCGCTCGATGCGGATCTACCAGTGGACCAAGAACCTCGTCCTCTTCGCGGGGCCGGTCTTCACGCTGAAGATCCTGGACCCGGCCTTCGCCCTCCCCTCGCTGCTCGGCTTCCTCGCCTTCTCCCTCGCGACCTCCGGCGTCTACGTCCTGAACGACGTGCTGGACGTGGAGCGCGACCGGCTCCATCCGACGAAGCGGTCGCGGCCGATCGCCTCGGGGCGGCTTCCGATCGGCGCGGCGTGGGTCCTGGCGGCGATCCTGCTCGCGGCGGGGCTGGGCGGCTCGTTCCTGCTCGGCCCGCGGTTCGGGATGAGCGCGGCGGCGTACGTCGCGCTCACGGTCACCTACTCGCTCGCGCTGAAGAACGTGGTGCTGCTGGACGTGGTGGCGATCGCGGTCGGCTTCGTGGTGCGCGCCGCGGCCGGCGTGGAGCTCCTGCGCGACCGGCTGGGCTCGGCCGAGGCGGTGGAGCTCTCGCCGTGGCTTCTGGTCTGCGCCTTCTTCCTCGCGCTCTTCCTCGCGATCGGAAAGAGGCGCCACGAGCTGGGCGTTCTCGAGGGGGAAGCGTCGCGGCACCGCGCCGCCCTCGGCCGCTACACCGTGCGCCTCCTCGACCAGCTGGTGGCCGTGGTCACGAGCGCGACGGTGCTCGCCTACTCGGTGTACACGATCGCGCCCGAGACGGTGGCCAAGTTCCACGGCCGCCCGCTCTTCCTCACCATCCCCTTCGTGCTCTACGGGATCTTCCGCTACCTCTACCTCATGTATGCCGAGGAGAAGGGAGGGAACCCCTCGGAGCACCTGCTCACCGATCGCGCGACGCTCGTGAACGTGCTCCTCTGGTGCCTGGTGGTGCTCCTGATTCTCGCCTGGCCGGCGGCCTGA
- a CDS encoding bifunctional nuclease family protein, protein MSMIPVRVGGLAIDERTKNPVVLLQEIEGNRVLPIWIGPMEASAIHSELMGKKYQRPLTHDLLVTIIESLRGKISRVVITDLKDSTFFASIYLDAGSGAVAIDARPSDSIAIALRSHAPIFIIDKLFEKSMEPQAGGAPSEKSPEEKAEDLRHFLEELRPEDFGKWNPEDL, encoded by the coding sequence ATGAGCATGATTCCGGTACGCGTCGGTGGCCTCGCCATCGACGAGCGAACGAAGAACCCAGTCGTGCTGCTGCAGGAGATCGAAGGGAATCGCGTCCTGCCCATCTGGATCGGCCCGATGGAGGCCAGCGCGATCCACAGCGAGCTGATGGGCAAGAAATACCAGCGGCCGCTGACCCACGATCTCCTCGTCACGATCATCGAGAGCCTGAGAGGGAAGATCTCGCGCGTCGTGATCACCGATCTCAAGGACTCCACCTTCTTCGCCAGCATCTACCTCGACGCCGGATCGGGCGCGGTCGCCATCGACGCCCGTCCCAGCGACTCGATCGCGATCGCCCTCCGCTCCCACGCGCCCATCTTCATCATCGACAAGCTGTTCGAAAAGTCGATGGAGCCGCAGGCGGGAGGCGCGCCGTCCGAGAAGTCGCCCGAGGAGAAGGCGGAGGACCTCCGCCACTTCCTCGAGGAGCTTCGTCCCGAAGACTTCGGCAAGTGGAATCCCGAAGACCTGTAA
- a CDS encoding SIS domain-containing protein, whose protein sequence is MKRASGPRAGAAVRARARAKRAPQGDRVREIFRETLELTAAVYARERETIERIAALIADAALSGRTVFWAGNGGSAAEAQHLATEFVVRFVKNRRALPSLALHADTSVLTAAANDFGFDRIFARQLEALGRRGDVLVALTTSGRSANVIAAVEEARRRGMRVIGLTGQKGASFARRCDLALVVPSGDTARVQEIHMLVGHVCCDLAEARVLAEDRRGPGRSRQGKRARR, encoded by the coding sequence GTGAAGCGCGCGAGCGGCCCCCGCGCCGGCGCGGCCGTCCGGGCCCGCGCCCGCGCGAAACGCGCGCCGCAGGGGGACCGCGTCCGGGAGATCTTCCGCGAGACGCTCGAGCTGACCGCGGCCGTCTACGCTCGGGAGCGGGAGACCATCGAGCGGATCGCGGCGCTGATCGCCGACGCCGCGCTCTCGGGCCGCACGGTGTTCTGGGCCGGCAACGGCGGCAGCGCCGCCGAGGCGCAGCACCTCGCGACCGAGTTCGTCGTGCGCTTCGTGAAGAACCGGCGCGCGCTCCCGTCGCTTGCGCTCCACGCGGACACGTCGGTGCTGACGGCCGCGGCCAACGATTTCGGGTTCGACAGGATCTTCGCCCGGCAGCTCGAGGCGCTGGGGCGCCGCGGCGACGTCCTCGTGGCGCTCACGACCAGCGGGCGCTCAGCCAACGTGATCGCGGCCGTGGAGGAGGCCCGCCGCCGGGGGATGCGCGTGATCGGGCTCACCGGGCAGAAGGGGGCGTCCTTCGCGCGTCGCTGCGACCTGGCGCTCGTGGTGCCGAGCGGCGACACGGCGCGGGTGCAGGAGATCCACATGCTCGTGGGCCATGTCTGCTGCGATCTCGCCGAGGCGCGCGTGCTCGCCGAGGATCGCCGCGGGCCGGGCCGGAGCCGGCAGGGGAAGCGCGCCCGGCGATGA
- a CDS encoding 50S ribosomal protein L25 encodes MAITSLNGEQRTVVGKGFAKKLRAAGRIPAVYYGRGETPISLIVNAKEVDTLLQGASGANVIVDLMVSGAATADRKALIREIQRDPVQGNILHLDLQHISLTERITVEVPIELVGLPTGVKDGGGILEHLLREVEIECLPTDIPTHLEVDVSALNIGDTLHVSDIKAERVVIVTEADRGIATVVPPTVLEEAKPAEEAPTEPELVASKKEGEEAAEGGKEG; translated from the coding sequence ATGGCCATCACCAGTTTGAACGGCGAGCAGCGGACCGTCGTCGGCAAGGGCTTCGCGAAGAAGCTCCGCGCCGCCGGACGCATTCCCGCCGTCTATTACGGGCGCGGCGAGACGCCGATCTCCCTCATCGTGAACGCGAAGGAGGTCGACACGCTCCTGCAGGGAGCTTCGGGCGCCAACGTCATCGTGGACCTCATGGTCTCGGGGGCCGCGACGGCCGACCGGAAAGCGCTGATCCGGGAGATCCAGCGCGATCCGGTGCAGGGGAACATCCTGCACCTCGACCTGCAGCACATCTCGCTCACCGAGCGGATCACCGTCGAGGTCCCGATCGAGCTCGTCGGACTGCCGACCGGCGTGAAGGACGGCGGCGGCATCCTGGAGCACCTCCTGCGCGAGGTGGAGATCGAGTGCCTTCCGACCGACATCCCCACCCACCTCGAGGTCGACGTGTCGGCCCTGAACATCGGCGACACGCTGCACGTCAGCGACATCAAGGCGGAGCGGGTCGTGATCGTCACCGAGGCCGACCGCGGCATCGCGACGGTCGTCCCGCCGACGGTGCTCGAGGAGGCGAAGCCGGCCGAGGAAGCGCCGACGGAGCCGGAGCTCGTGGCCTCGAAGAAGGAAGGCGAAGAGGCGGCGGAAGGGGGCAAGGAAGGTTAA
- the pth gene encoding aminoacyl-tRNA hydrolase encodes MKVVLGLGNPGPEYAATRHNAGWMAVDALAKRLGRFQGWTKGAGMSRGEGRAGRHTVLLARPERYMNRSGDAFRTLLAEGWAASEILVACDEVYLPLGSLRIRSRGGTAGHQGLESIALSAGTDAFPRLRIGVGPAPTSDRLKEFVLEPFLEEEEALLPRVIEAAASAAFDAAAEGLTQAMNRWNRFVLDPVEP; translated from the coding sequence ATCAAGGTCGTCCTGGGATTGGGAAACCCCGGGCCGGAATACGCGGCGACGCGCCACAACGCCGGCTGGATGGCGGTGGACGCGCTGGCGAAGCGGCTGGGGCGCTTCCAGGGATGGACGAAGGGCGCGGGGATGTCCCGCGGCGAGGGGAGAGCCGGGCGCCACACGGTGCTTCTCGCCAGGCCCGAGCGCTACATGAACCGGAGCGGCGACGCGTTCCGGACCCTTCTGGCGGAGGGGTGGGCGGCGTCGGAGATCCTGGTGGCGTGCGACGAGGTGTACCTGCCGCTGGGGTCGCTTCGGATCCGCTCCCGGGGGGGGACGGCGGGGCACCAGGGGCTGGAATCGATCGCGCTTTCGGCCGGGACGGACGCTTTTCCCAGGCTGCGCATCGGCGTCGGGCCCGCCCCCACGTCGGATCGGCTCAAGGAATTCGTCCTGGAGCCGTTCTTAGAGGAAGAAGAGGCCTTGCTGCCGCGCGTGATCGAGGCGGCGGCCTCGGCCGCGTTCGACGCGGCCGCGGAAGGACTCACGCAGGCCATGAACCGGTGGAACCGGTTCGTGCTCGATCCGGTTGAGCCATGA
- the ispE gene encoding 4-(cytidine 5'-diphospho)-2-C-methyl-D-erythritol kinase, with protein MSAPARRAESRSAAPAVERLRVRCPAKINLGLWILGRRADGYHEVDTFLQAISLEDQILIERGPAGLSLETAGLPIRGPGPNLIERAWALLGETGALPAGAGVRARLVKRIPPGSGLGGGSSDAAGFLAGVDRLLALNLGPEALAALAGRLGSDAPFFLRGGLARATGRGERVRHLCPIAPFWVVLATPATAISTTWAYGQIKNRLTPNGEGARVLASAITRRDLHGVANAMSNAFEGVILPHLPGIAELKRALVSSGAIGALLSGSGSTVFGVSQSLSEAQAVLNAVGNRGAELRIARSIEHGAVVSRAG; from the coding sequence GTGTCCGCTCCCGCCCGTCGCGCCGAGTCGCGAAGCGCCGCGCCGGCCGTCGAACGGCTTCGCGTGCGATGCCCCGCGAAGATCAACCTGGGGCTCTGGATCCTCGGCCGGCGCGCCGACGGCTACCACGAGGTGGACACCTTCCTCCAGGCGATCTCGCTCGAGGACCAGATCCTCATCGAGCGCGGCCCCGCGGGACTTTCGCTGGAGACCGCCGGGCTGCCCATCCGCGGTCCCGGTCCCAACCTGATCGAGCGCGCGTGGGCGCTGCTGGGGGAGACCGGCGCGCTGCCCGCGGGGGCCGGCGTGCGCGCGCGTCTCGTGAAGCGCATTCCGCCGGGCTCCGGGCTCGGCGGGGGGAGCAGCGACGCGGCCGGATTCCTTGCGGGCGTCGACCGGCTTCTCGCGCTGAACCTCGGTCCCGAGGCCCTGGCCGCGCTCGCCGGACGACTCGGGTCGGACGCCCCCTTCTTCCTGCGCGGCGGACTCGCGCGGGCCACCGGTCGCGGGGAGCGGGTGAGACATCTATGTCCCATCGCGCCGTTCTGGGTGGTGCTGGCGACTCCAGCTACCGCGATTTCAACGACTTGGGCCTACGGGCAGATCAAAAATCGGTTGACACCAAATGGGGAGGGGGCTAGAGTCCTCGCGTCGGCGATCACACGGCGGGATCTTCATGGGGTGGCGAACGCAATGTCGAACGCGTTCGAGGGCGTGATCCTGCCACATCTCCCCGGTATCGCCGAATTGAAGCGCGCACTCGTCTCCTCAGGGGCGATCGGCGCGCTCCTATCCGGCAGTGGCTCGACGGTTTTCGGCGTGTCCCAATCGCTATCCGAGGCGCAGGCGGTTCTGAATGCGGTCGGCAACCGCGGCGCCGAATTGCGTATCGCTCGGAGCATCGAACATGGCGCCGTGGTTTCCCGAGCTGGCTGA
- the rplI gene encoding 50S ribosomal protein L9 codes for MEVILLEEMEGLGKRGATVRVADGYARNYLLPRKKAIAAVGNSQAVFRDRERARVALEQKQRQSAHELRDRMMQASLQFSVQVGEEDQLYGSVTAAEIHEALAAQGFPVERKAVRLEEPIKALGVFEVPVHLFQDVEAPVKVWVVRK; via the coding sequence ATGGAAGTGATTCTGCTGGAGGAGATGGAAGGTCTCGGCAAGCGCGGCGCCACCGTGCGCGTGGCGGACGGCTATGCGCGCAACTACCTGCTTCCGCGCAAGAAGGCGATCGCGGCGGTGGGAAATTCGCAGGCGGTGTTCCGCGACCGCGAGCGGGCCCGGGTGGCCCTGGAGCAGAAGCAGCGCCAGTCCGCGCACGAGCTACGGGACCGGATGATGCAGGCGTCGCTCCAGTTCAGCGTCCAGGTGGGCGAAGAGGACCAGCTGTACGGCTCGGTCACCGCGGCGGAGATCCACGAGGCGCTGGCGGCCCAGGGGTTCCCCGTGGAGCGCAAGGCGGTCCGCCTCGAAGAGCCGATCAAGGCGCTCGGCGTGTTCGAAGTCCCGGTGCATCTCTTCCAGGACGTCGAAGCCCCGGTGAAGGTGTGGGTGGTCCGGAAGTGA
- the rpsF gene encoding 30S ribosomal protein S6, which produces MKLYETTIIFDPGLEEARINEELDRVTGPIAQAGGEVVEVQRWGKKKLAYNIKKRRDGTYIHVKHKSPATLIAEMDRRFRLNESVLRHLTVLAPKDSPRPAEEAKTEGAPRAEGAPAPAEPAPTAAE; this is translated from the coding sequence ATGAAACTGTACGAAACGACGATCATCTTCGATCCGGGCCTGGAAGAGGCGCGGATCAACGAGGAATTGGACCGCGTGACGGGCCCGATCGCGCAGGCGGGGGGCGAAGTCGTCGAGGTCCAACGGTGGGGCAAGAAGAAGCTCGCCTACAACATCAAGAAGCGGCGGGACGGCACGTATATCCACGTAAAGCACAAGAGCCCGGCGACCCTGATCGCGGAGATGGACCGGAGATTCCGCCTGAACGAGAGCGTGCTCCGGCATCTGACGGTGCTCGCCCCCAAGGACTCGCCCCGTCCGGCCGAAGAGGCCAAGACGGAGGGCGCGCCCCGGGCCGAAGGCGCTCCGGCGCCGGCCGAGCCCGCGCCCACGGCAGCGGAATAA
- a CDS encoding DUF2232 domain-containing protein, which yields MREAASPAEWIRVAGVLLFGAGIVMVANTDIPVPLPWAYGLLPFALFWLARHVGLLVGALAATATLGAVYAAGVTEPSRLVFVAVLSTSGLLLSASARRGDRASTAMTLAAAPILAVVVGYLLLGGMDELSRTFAARLAEVRRLESDLRFSETLGVSRAEFEIALGQMERIYSFLLPSLFALKWISVLSVNVWLASVLFRERGLPAFRDFSTWRVHPAAAWAFAVALALVVTRLPWATVAGANLAFPLLLAYTVQGIAVARFTAIAFEMNALVQGAILVLVAFMPILFLAFLAIGFLDSWYDFRRRLVPGPGGSVGRRADKSDD from the coding sequence GTGAGGGAGGCGGCCTCCCCCGCGGAGTGGATCCGCGTGGCGGGGGTGCTGCTCTTCGGGGCCGGCATCGTCATGGTCGCGAACACGGATATTCCCGTGCCGCTGCCGTGGGCGTACGGCCTGCTTCCGTTCGCGCTCTTCTGGCTGGCGCGGCACGTGGGGCTCCTGGTCGGAGCGCTCGCGGCGACCGCGACGCTGGGCGCGGTGTACGCGGCGGGGGTCACCGAGCCCTCGCGCCTCGTGTTCGTCGCGGTGCTGAGCACGTCCGGCCTGCTCCTGAGCGCCTCGGCGCGGCGGGGCGACCGCGCGTCCACGGCGATGACGCTGGCCGCGGCCCCGATCCTGGCGGTCGTGGTCGGCTACCTGCTCCTCGGCGGCATGGACGAGCTCTCGCGCACGTTCGCGGCGCGGCTCGCCGAGGTGCGCCGCCTGGAATCGGACCTCCGCTTCTCGGAGACGCTCGGCGTCTCCCGCGCGGAGTTCGAGATCGCGCTCGGGCAGATGGAGCGCATCTACTCGTTCCTTCTCCCCTCGCTCTTCGCGCTCAAGTGGATCAGCGTGCTGTCGGTGAATGTCTGGCTCGCGAGCGTTCTCTTCCGCGAGCGCGGTCTCCCCGCGTTCCGCGATTTCTCCACGTGGCGGGTGCATCCGGCCGCGGCCTGGGCGTTCGCCGTGGCGCTGGCGCTGGTCGTGACGCGCCTTCCCTGGGCCACGGTGGCCGGCGCCAATCTCGCCTTTCCGCTCCTGCTCGCCTACACGGTGCAGGGGATCGCGGTCGCGCGCTTCACCGCGATCGCGTTCGAGATGAACGCCCTCGTGCAGGGCGCGATCCTCGTCCTCGTGGCGTTCATGCCGATTCTGTTCCTCGCGTTTCTCGCGATCGGGTTCCTGGATTCCTGGTACGACTTTCGGCGCCGGCTGGTGCCCGGGCCCGGCGGTTCCGTCGGGCGGCGGGCCGACAAGTCCGACGATTAG
- the spoVG gene encoding septation regulator SpoVG translates to MGLEITEVRIALRDDDKLKAFASMTFNDAFVIRGLKIIEGTNGMFVAMPSRKKPDGTFQDIAHPINNESREKIEARILDEYEKERAKQLIESSQAS, encoded by the coding sequence ATGGGTCTCGAGATCACAGAAGTACGGATCGCACTCAGGGACGATGACAAGCTGAAGGCTTTCGCGAGCATGACGTTCAACGACGCCTTCGTGATCCGGGGTCTCAAGATCATCGAGGGCACGAACGGGATGTTCGTCGCCATGCCGAGCCGCAAGAAGCCCGACGGAACGTTCCAGGACATCGCGCACCCGATCAACAACGAGTCGCGCGAGAAGATCGAAGCCCGCATCCTCGACGAGTACGAGAAGGAGCGGGCGAAGCAGTTGATCGAAAGCTCGCAAGCCAGCTGA